The Chitinivibrionia bacterium genome window below encodes:
- a CDS encoding methyl-accepting chemotaxis protein gives MHILPNFSFLAANRTAKVFSIVIGLLVLLANVLGCVILYKLSAYGESVFFITVGIAAMVVFSILMYIFAGWINGKIHWYDSMLDALPYPISVTDNNMNWTFINKVVEDLQKVKRSDIIGKHCSNWGAAICNTPDCTVKCLLSGERDHSFFDQWGLNFKVDARFLHDRYGRKSGHIEIVQDITFLKKTQIEQANMIEGLGDLSNKFVNVSAEVTNNADKNVATTHQAADMVNSIKASAEKCSGYMEKLTKAMIEINEASHDIVNITKTISSIASRTNILAINASIEAARAGEAGKGFAVVAGEVKNLAKQSSKSVSDTNALINNSIAKAELGMQIANDTAESLAKIVVGISSSNELISEISKSTETQKDAVADINSGARQMASILSSGETKYLN, from the coding sequence ATGCATATCTTGCCAAACTTTTCGTTTTTAGCGGCAAACAGAACCGCTAAGGTGTTTTCTATAGTCATCGGCTTGCTTGTTTTGCTTGCAAATGTTCTTGGTTGTGTTATTTTGTATAAGCTGAGCGCTTACGGAGAAAGTGTTTTCTTTATAACAGTCGGCATTGCCGCTATGGTGGTATTTTCGATTTTAATGTATATCTTTGCAGGATGGATTAACGGGAAAATTCATTGGTACGACAGTATGCTTGACGCGCTTCCTTATCCTATATCCGTAACAGATAATAATATGAATTGGACGTTTATCAACAAAGTAGTGGAAGACTTGCAGAAAGTTAAGCGTTCGGATATTATCGGAAAACATTGCAGCAACTGGGGCGCCGCAATTTGTAATACGCCTGATTGCACGGTTAAATGTTTGCTGTCGGGAGAAAGAGACCATTCGTTTTTTGACCAATGGGGATTAAATTTTAAAGTGGACGCTCGCTTTTTGCACGACAGATACGGTCGCAAGTCAGGACATATCGAAATTGTTCAGGATATTACTTTCCTTAAGAAAACGCAAATTGAACAAGCGAATATGATTGAAGGCTTGGGCGATCTCAGCAACAAATTCGTCAATGTCTCGGCTGAAGTAACAAACAACGCCGACAAAAACGTAGCAACAACGCACCAAGCCGCCGATATGGTGAACTCAATCAAAGCAAGCGCCGAAAAATGTTCGGGTTATATGGAAAAATTGACTAAAGCAATGATTGAAATAAACGAAGCAAGCCACGACATTGTGAATATAACAAAAACGATAAGCAGTATTGCTTCAAGAACCAACATTTTGGCGATAAACGCCTCTATCGAAGCGGCGAGAGCAGGCGAAGCCGGTAAAGGTTTTGCCGTTGTTGCGGGCGAAGTTAAAAATCTTGCGAAACAAAGTTCCAAGTCGGTAAGCGACACTAACGCGCTTATAAATAATTCCATAGCAAAAGCGGAACTCGGTATGCAAATAGCCAACGACACCGCCGAATCGCTCGCCAAAATAGTAGTCGGAATAAGTTCCAGCAACGAATTGATAAGCGAAATTTCCAAGTCCACCGAAACGCAAAAAGACGCAGTCGCCGACATAAACAGCGGCGCAAGACAAATGGCAAGCATTTTGTCGAGCGGCGAAACAAAGTATTTGAACTAA